A stretch of the Archangium violaceum genome encodes the following:
- a CDS encoding glycerophosphodiester phosphodiesterase, translating into MLLLAHRGASADAPENTLAAFQEAVAQGADGVELDAMVCGSGEVVVCHDEKLDRLAGLPWEVRTTSWWKLKQADVGSRLGFAPARIPLLEEVLDALPAHFLINIELKCDRADDGGLSRKVAELVTRRELAERVVISSFNPLCLFRTAAAAPSLRRGFLIDPDKRWGPQAYVVMPLVSSHSVHPYHEQCTPERMRQWLRQGLRVAVWTVDEPERARAMDEMGVSYLITNKPRVIREALRGGAA; encoded by the coding sequence ATGCTCCTGCTCGCTCACCGAGGCGCCAGCGCCGATGCCCCCGAGAACACCCTCGCCGCCTTCCAGGAGGCCGTGGCCCAGGGGGCCGATGGCGTGGAGCTGGACGCCATGGTGTGTGGCTCCGGCGAGGTGGTGGTGTGCCACGACGAGAAGCTGGACCGGCTCGCCGGCCTGCCCTGGGAGGTGCGCACCACGTCCTGGTGGAAGCTGAAGCAGGCGGATGTGGGCAGCCGGCTCGGCTTCGCGCCCGCTCGCATCCCCCTGCTGGAGGAGGTGCTGGACGCACTGCCCGCGCACTTCCTCATCAACATCGAGCTCAAGTGCGACCGGGCCGATGACGGAGGACTGTCCCGGAAGGTGGCGGAACTCGTCACCCGCCGGGAGCTGGCCGAGCGGGTGGTCATCTCCAGCTTCAACCCGCTGTGCCTCTTCCGGACGGCGGCCGCCGCGCCCTCGCTGCGCCGCGGCTTCCTCATCGATCCGGACAAGCGCTGGGGCCCGCAGGCGTACGTGGTGATGCCGCTCGTCTCGTCCCACTCGGTGCACCCGTACCACGAGCAGTGCACGCCCGAGCGCATGCGGCAGTGGCTGCGTCAGGGCCTGCGCGTGGCGGTGTGGACGGTGGATGAGCCGGAGCGGGCTCGGGCGATGGATGAGATGGGCGTCTCCTACCTCATCACCAACAAGCCCCGCGTCATCCGTGAGGCCCTACGCGGCGGGGCGGCCTGA
- a CDS encoding polyhydroxyalkanoate synthesis regulator DNA-binding domain-containing protein → MSEPEQAGVPSKEPKVIKRYTNRKLYDTVESRYVTLDEIAAMIKEGVEVQIVDNRTKEDLTSVTLAQIIFEEEKKRNRMPLTVLREIIRHPGESLTDFIQKAVTPRVASIREEAESRLDKLLRREDRQEGEPSPEQQPAEQAQPEEAANAAAGPGGAAELLKASQRALEDWQRKIDERVKHVVENLAGNLPALGRDMAVLTQRLAELEKKLDELEKKSPPNPQ, encoded by the coding sequence ATGAGCGAGCCAGAGCAGGCAGGCGTACCGAGCAAGGAGCCGAAGGTCATCAAGCGGTACACCAACCGCAAGCTCTACGACACCGTCGAGAGCCGATATGTGACCCTCGATGAGATCGCCGCGATGATCAAGGAGGGCGTGGAGGTCCAGATCGTCGACAACCGGACGAAAGAGGATCTGACCTCGGTCACGCTCGCGCAGATCATTTTCGAGGAAGAGAAGAAGCGGAACCGGATGCCCCTCACGGTGCTCCGGGAGATCATCCGCCATCCCGGCGAGTCGCTGACGGACTTCATCCAGAAGGCGGTCACCCCCCGGGTGGCCTCCATCCGGGAGGAGGCCGAGTCGCGGCTGGACAAGCTGCTGCGGCGTGAAGACAGGCAGGAGGGCGAGCCCTCGCCCGAGCAGCAGCCGGCCGAGCAGGCGCAGCCCGAGGAGGCCGCCAACGCCGCCGCGGGCCCGGGCGGTGCGGCGGAGCTGCTCAAGGCCAGCCAGCGCGCGCTGGAGGACTGGCAGCGGAAGATCGACGAGCGGGTGAAGCACGTCGTGGAGAACCTGGCGGGCAACCTGCCGGCGCTCGGCCGCGACATGGCGGTGCTGACGCAGCGCCTGGCCGAGCTCGAGAAGAAGCTGGACGAGTTGGAGAAGAAGAGCCCGCCGAATCCGCAGTAG
- a CDS encoding DUF3426 domain-containing protein, whose amino-acid sequence MEPPKTPATIDLDPLMEFIGESTPTPAEALKLAAKAPIPNKPAGAIAVGPVQPPAPVQVPARSPPLAPKPAQGTAPLQVPAKSPPVPLPVPAKSPAPAPVSSAPFSFDENNPFGSDEGEATLAGSMPTLPPAPAPRPVPVAVPARSAPPAPKPAQSAAPAPVQVPVRSPAPAPQVRAPMAFEENDPFSLPPEDAPTLQATPTLPPRGAAPVPPRGAPMAFEENDPFSLPPEDAPTVQATPTVPPRGAAPAPAPVFEEMEGLEGNNPFVTFDPVAALPPAPAKAPAPAPVPIPAANPGEMEGLEGNNPFAAFDPVAALPPAPAKAPVPAPAPAPSPAPASGIPDWGAPQQSMPSGIPDWGATQTVAATPTAKANAPTERNPFQDFPGAGAQSTEILPDLPGMTPTPAPPVIAAPPAPKLEAPKAPPTGPSLVQRLAAVAAQLVVAAVLLVVLLAVGSAWLNDGRVELSALSPAQVREQVREMVSPTRPLVAKDLSNGLYETRDGRAVFFVRGEVENRGSTPIRVKVGVTLFDGEQKVLSAEGLVGAVPTPEELYSLQSTSDAEALRARLDGASKEVAPGARAPFVVLFYEYPSDLADFRLEVTLEPRTTVAAREGAQEGRAGDAKP is encoded by the coding sequence ATGGAGCCGCCGAAGACTCCGGCGACGATCGATCTGGATCCGCTGATGGAGTTCATCGGCGAGAGCACCCCCACGCCCGCCGAGGCCCTGAAGCTGGCCGCGAAGGCGCCCATCCCCAACAAGCCCGCGGGGGCGATCGCGGTCGGTCCGGTGCAGCCGCCGGCCCCGGTGCAGGTGCCCGCCCGCAGCCCTCCGTTGGCGCCGAAGCCGGCCCAGGGCACCGCGCCCCTCCAGGTTCCGGCGAAGAGCCCGCCCGTGCCCCTGCCGGTTCCGGCGAAGAGCCCCGCGCCCGCTCCCGTGAGCAGCGCGCCCTTCTCCTTCGACGAGAACAACCCGTTCGGCTCGGATGAGGGCGAGGCGACGCTCGCCGGCTCGATGCCCACGTTGCCGCCGGCCCCCGCGCCCAGGCCGGTTCCCGTGGCCGTGCCCGCCCGCAGCGCGCCGCCGGCTCCGAAGCCGGCCCAGAGCGCCGCGCCCGCGCCCGTCCAGGTCCCGGTGAGGAGCCCCGCGCCCGCGCCCCAGGTCCGCGCGCCGATGGCGTTCGAGGAGAACGATCCGTTCTCGCTGCCTCCAGAAGACGCGCCGACGCTCCAGGCCACGCCCACGCTGCCGCCCCGAGGCGCCGCGCCCGTTCCGCCGCGTGGCGCGCCGATGGCGTTCGAGGAGAATGATCCGTTCTCGCTGCCCCCGGAAGACGCGCCGACGGTGCAGGCCACGCCCACGGTGCCGCCCCGGGGTGCCGCGCCCGCTCCGGCTCCGGTCTTCGAGGAGATGGAGGGGCTCGAGGGCAACAACCCGTTCGTCACGTTCGATCCGGTGGCCGCACTGCCTCCGGCTCCCGCGAAGGCCCCCGCGCCCGCTCCGGTTCCCATTCCGGCCGCGAACCCGGGTGAGATGGAGGGGCTCGAGGGCAACAACCCCTTCGCCGCGTTCGACCCGGTGGCCGCGCTGCCTCCAGCTCCCGCGAAGGCGCCTGTGCCTGCTCCGGCGCCCGCCCCGAGTCCCGCGCCCGCATCGGGCATTCCGGACTGGGGCGCGCCGCAGCAGTCCATGCCATCGGGCATCCCGGACTGGGGTGCCACGCAGACGGTCGCGGCGACTCCCACCGCGAAGGCGAACGCGCCCACGGAGCGCAATCCGTTCCAGGACTTCCCGGGGGCGGGTGCCCAGAGCACGGAGATCCTCCCGGATCTGCCGGGGATGACGCCGACGCCCGCGCCGCCGGTGATCGCCGCGCCGCCCGCGCCGAAGCTGGAGGCGCCCAAGGCGCCGCCCACGGGTCCGAGTCTGGTGCAGCGGTTGGCCGCCGTGGCCGCCCAGCTCGTGGTGGCGGCGGTGCTGCTGGTCGTCCTGTTGGCCGTGGGCAGTGCCTGGCTCAACGATGGGCGGGTGGAGCTGTCCGCCCTGTCTCCCGCGCAGGTGCGGGAGCAGGTGCGGGAGATGGTGTCGCCCACGCGGCCCCTGGTGGCGAAGGATCTCTCCAACGGGCTCTACGAGACCCGTGACGGGCGCGCCGTCTTCTTCGTCCGGGGAGAGGTGGAGAACCGTGGCTCCACCCCCATCCGCGTGAAGGTGGGCGTCACGCTGTTCGACGGAGAGCAGAAGGTGCTGTCCGCGGAGGGCCTCGTGGGGGCCGTGCCCACGCCGGAGGAGCTCTACTCGCTCCAGAGTACCAGCGACGCCGAGGCGCTGCGGGCCCGCCTGGATGGCGCCTCCAAGGAGGTGGCTCCTGGCGCCCGGGCACCCTTCGTCGTCCTGTTCTACGAGTACCCCTCGGATCTGGCCGACTTCCGGCTCGAGGTGACGCTCGAGCCGCGGACCACGGTCGCCGCCAGGGAGGGAGCCCAGGAGGGACGCGCCGGCGATGCCAAGCCGTGA
- a CDS encoding ParA family protein, which produces MRRIAFINEKGGTCKTTLAVNTAAWLARDRGLKVLLVDLDTQGHAGKSLGLDVRTLPRNVFHLLTEPAVRLEDVVRPSAIEGLSVLPAYKEMADFPLMVANDERRAHRLAERLAPAEAAGFDVIVFDAPPSMGITTRNILVAATEVVVPVALTYFALDGCAEVADTVRQVAETEGRAGLRITKVVPTLYRRTALATAILERLKSYFPDALAATPLGYNVKVDEAQSHGKTIWEYAPRSTGAQMLGAIAEEIYDGAPSKGTKRGRKTTRVA; this is translated from the coding sequence ATGCGGCGCATCGCCTTCATCAATGAGAAGGGTGGCACCTGCAAGACGACGCTGGCGGTCAACACCGCGGCGTGGCTCGCGAGGGATCGCGGGCTGAAGGTGCTCCTGGTGGACCTGGACACGCAGGGGCACGCGGGCAAGTCGCTCGGGCTGGACGTGCGCACCCTGCCGCGCAACGTCTTCCACCTGCTCACCGAACCGGCCGTGCGCCTGGAGGACGTGGTGAGGCCCTCGGCCATCGAGGGCCTGTCCGTCCTGCCCGCCTACAAGGAGATGGCAGACTTCCCCCTCATGGTGGCGAATGACGAGCGGCGGGCGCACCGGCTCGCCGAGCGGCTCGCCCCCGCCGAGGCCGCGGGCTTCGACGTCATCGTCTTCGATGCGCCGCCGTCGATGGGCATCACCACGCGCAACATCCTCGTGGCCGCCACCGAGGTGGTGGTGCCCGTGGCCCTCACGTACTTCGCGCTCGACGGCTGCGCCGAGGTGGCCGACACCGTCCGCCAGGTCGCCGAGACCGAGGGCCGTGCCGGGCTGCGCATCACCAAGGTGGTGCCCACGCTCTACCGGCGCACCGCGCTGGCCACCGCCATCCTCGAGCGTCTCAAGTCCTACTTCCCCGATGCCCTCGCCGCCACGCCGCTCGGCTACAACGTCAAGGTGGACGAGGCCCAGAGCCACGGGAAGACCATCTGGGAGTACGCCCCCCGGAGCACGGGAGCGCAGATGCTCGGCGCCATCGCCGAGGAGATCTACGACGGCGCGCCCTCGAAGGGGACGAAGCGCGGTCGGAAGACGACCCGCGTGGCGTAG
- a CDS encoding MXAN_5808 family serine peptidase → MPRLFRRITAVAVLLGAWALVGNDRAPLPLTLGAAEAGQANATDSNRIAGEKGGPTHDLSSLRVFTKVILYVKDNYVDPKRVKPKEMMISALEYVEKSVPDVLVDGNAETGKLSVNVNGKTREFDISHVDSLWKMSFTLKDVFDFVNKNMRPMDDTRDIEYAAVNGMLSTLDPHSVLLRPEVYREMKLSTKGEFGGLGFVIQMREGNLTVVKVLPKTPAARAGIQKDDQIKKIGEESTVNMDLNEAVSKLRGPVDSRISITVERKGWDKPHPMTLSRAMISIESVQSKLLAGNVGYIRLKNFQGNTTRDLQAALADMRRQTESKGGLKGVVLDMRGNPGGLLEQAIQVSDTFVSNGTIVSTVGLSDKLREEKRARADEGEDTFPIAVLVNAGSASASEIVAGALKNLNRAVIIGRQTFGKGSVQVLYDFPDDSALKLTIAKYLTPGDVSIQEVGIVPDIELIPSAVTDERVLVFAPRKTIGEADLDQHFGNPNSDSVAKKREDVLGREKPLETLKYLKIDEKQQQALTKKQEEADKNPGVATKEDPKSTTNKHLLDVDSIGSGEELDDQLDAESQDEVKEDFEVLFARDYVLQVPYTDRRQMLQKGKDFVEKKRRDEEQRINSAISALNVDWSPGPTPKDVKLAATFSPPPDQRIPAGETFDLVLTAENKGTEPLKRVRAWTESDNYYLDRREFLIGSLAPGEKKTWKVKVRLPKDLTSRRDDVTVKFLDDHGVLPTTLVSELNFTELPRPSFAFNWQVLDDCASCNRDGVAQRGEDITVVLDVTNTGKGKALDTSAQIKNAGDANIFIEKGRFKLGEIAPGETKTARFQLQVKKGFKENTFPLKLTIFDEPLEEFAMEKLQMPVADAAVAKFEPKKGLVKVAEKAELLAAPQQDAPVLGKLPRSVVLNTEAVTKGFYRVELDRERFAFVRAQDARDTRGKASTSVLQGVTYVARRSPPEIRLDVDASQGGLVANGEKYTLSGEVDDAQGLLDMYVLVNDQKVYFQGANTHGKGEPHKLKFSTEFSLKEGNNAVLVVARESTDFASRRTLVIRRRPAEMAQKVAAPATATKPTKSVTP, encoded by the coding sequence ATGCCGCGACTCTTTCGCCGGATCACCGCCGTCGCCGTTCTCCTTGGCGCCTGGGCCCTCGTGGGCAACGACCGGGCACCCCTGCCCCTGACACTGGGCGCGGCGGAGGCCGGCCAGGCAAACGCCACTGACTCCAACCGCATCGCTGGCGAGAAGGGCGGCCCGACGCACGACCTCTCCTCCCTGCGCGTCTTCACGAAGGTCATCCTCTACGTGAAGGACAACTACGTCGACCCCAAGCGCGTGAAGCCCAAGGAGATGATGATCTCCGCGCTGGAGTACGTGGAGAAGAGCGTCCCGGACGTGCTCGTGGACGGCAACGCCGAGACGGGCAAGCTCAGCGTCAACGTCAACGGCAAGACGCGCGAGTTCGACATCAGCCACGTCGACTCGCTCTGGAAGATGTCCTTCACGCTCAAGGACGTCTTCGACTTCGTGAACAAGAACATGCGTCCCATGGACGACACCCGCGACATCGAGTACGCGGCCGTCAACGGGATGCTCTCCACGTTGGATCCGCACTCGGTGCTGCTGCGCCCCGAGGTGTACCGGGAGATGAAGCTGTCCACCAAGGGTGAGTTCGGTGGCCTGGGCTTCGTCATCCAGATGCGCGAGGGCAACCTCACCGTCGTGAAGGTGCTGCCCAAGACGCCGGCGGCGCGCGCGGGCATCCAGAAGGACGATCAGATCAAGAAGATTGGCGAGGAGTCCACGGTCAACATGGACCTCAACGAGGCCGTGTCCAAGCTGCGCGGCCCGGTGGACAGCCGCATCAGCATCACCGTGGAGCGCAAGGGCTGGGACAAGCCGCACCCCATGACGCTCAGCCGCGCGATGATCTCCATCGAGAGCGTGCAGTCCAAGCTGCTCGCCGGCAACGTGGGCTACATCCGGCTGAAGAACTTCCAGGGCAACACCACGCGTGACCTGCAGGCGGCGCTGGCGGACATGCGCCGGCAGACCGAGTCCAAGGGTGGGCTCAAGGGCGTGGTGCTCGACATGCGCGGCAACCCGGGCGGTCTGCTGGAGCAGGCCATCCAGGTGTCGGACACGTTCGTCTCCAACGGCACCATCGTCTCGACGGTGGGCCTGTCGGACAAGCTGCGCGAGGAGAAGCGGGCCCGGGCGGACGAGGGCGAGGACACCTTCCCCATCGCCGTGCTGGTGAACGCGGGCAGCGCCTCGGCGTCGGAGATCGTCGCTGGCGCGCTCAAGAACCTCAACCGCGCGGTCATCATCGGCCGCCAGACGTTCGGCAAGGGCAGCGTGCAGGTGCTCTATGACTTCCCGGACGACAGCGCGCTGAAGCTGACCATCGCCAAGTACCTCACCCCGGGCGACGTCTCCATCCAGGAGGTCGGCATCGTCCCGGACATCGAGCTGATTCCCTCGGCCGTCACCGACGAGCGCGTGCTCGTGTTCGCCCCGCGCAAGACGATTGGCGAGGCGGACCTGGATCAGCACTTCGGCAACCCGAACTCGGACTCGGTGGCCAAGAAGCGCGAGGACGTGCTCGGCCGCGAGAAGCCGCTGGAGACGCTGAAGTACCTGAAGATCGACGAGAAGCAGCAGCAGGCCCTCACCAAGAAGCAGGAGGAGGCCGACAAGAACCCCGGGGTCGCCACGAAGGAGGACCCCAAGTCGACCACCAACAAGCACCTGCTGGACGTGGACTCCATCGGCTCGGGCGAGGAGCTGGATGATCAGCTGGACGCGGAGAGCCAGGACGAGGTGAAGGAGGACTTCGAGGTGCTGTTCGCCCGCGACTACGTCCTCCAGGTGCCCTACACGGACCGCCGCCAGATGCTGCAGAAGGGCAAGGATTTCGTGGAGAAGAAGCGCCGCGACGAGGAGCAGCGCATCAACTCCGCCATCAGCGCGCTCAACGTGGACTGGAGCCCGGGCCCCACGCCCAAGGACGTGAAGCTCGCGGCCACCTTCAGCCCCCCCCCCGACCAGCGCATCCCCGCGGGCGAGACGTTCGACCTGGTGCTCACCGCGGAGAACAAGGGCACCGAGCCGCTCAAGCGCGTGCGCGCCTGGACGGAGAGCGACAACTACTACCTGGACCGCCGCGAGTTCCTCATCGGCAGCCTCGCCCCGGGTGAGAAGAAGACGTGGAAGGTGAAGGTGCGCCTGCCCAAGGATCTCACCTCGCGCCGCGACGACGTGACGGTGAAGTTCCTGGACGACCACGGCGTGCTGCCCACCACCCTGGTGAGCGAGCTGAACTTCACGGAGCTGCCGCGTCCCTCCTTCGCCTTCAACTGGCAGGTGCTCGACGACTGCGCGTCGTGCAACCGCGACGGCGTCGCCCAGCGTGGCGAGGACATCACCGTCGTGCTGGACGTGACGAACACCGGCAAGGGCAAGGCGCTCGACACGTCCGCGCAGATCAAGAACGCGGGCGACGCGAACATCTTCATCGAGAAGGGCCGCTTCAAACTGGGCGAGATCGCCCCGGGCGAGACGAAGACGGCGCGCTTCCAGCTCCAGGTGAAAAAGGGCTTCAAGGAGAACACCTTCCCGCTGAAGCTGACCATCTTCGACGAGCCGCTCGAGGAGTTCGCCATGGAGAAGCTGCAGATGCCCGTGGCGGACGCCGCGGTGGCGAAGTTCGAGCCGAAGAAGGGCCTGGTGAAGGTGGCGGAGAAGGCGGAGCTGCTGGCCGCCCCGCAGCAGGACGCCCCGGTGCTCGGCAAGCTGCCGCGCTCGGTGGTGCTCAACACCGAGGCCGTCACCAAGGGCTTCTACCGGGTGGAGCTGGACAGGGAGCGCTTCGCCTTCGTGCGCGCCCAGGATGCCCGCGACACGCGCGGCAAGGCCTCGACCTCGGTCCTCCAGGGGGTGACGTACGTGGCCCGCCGCTCGCCGCCGGAGATCAGGCTCGACGTGGACGCCAGCCAGGGTGGCCTGGTGGCCAACGGTGAGAAGTACACGCTCTCCGGCGAGGTGGATGACGCCCAGGGCCTGCTGGACATGTACGTCCTGGTGAACGACCAGAAGGTCTACTTCCAGGGCGCCAACACCCACGGTAAGGGCGAGCCGCACAAGCTGAAGTTCTCCACCGAGTTCTCCCTGAAGGAGGGCAACAACGCCGTCCTGGTGGTGGCGCGCGAGAGCACCGACTTCGCCAGCCGCCGCACCCTGGTCATCCGCCGCCGTCCGGCCGAGATGGCCCAGAAGGTGGCGGCGCCGGCCACGGCCACCAAGCCGACCAAGTCGGTGACGCCGTAA
- a CDS encoding twin-arginine translocase TatA/TatE family subunit has protein sequence MLGLRTGEILFIAFILVVVFSAARMGQLGNAVGKFVYSFKKASKGEDLVDAKTLPRARRGQDVSDADYTDSGPKRG, from the coding sequence ATGCTGGGACTGCGTACCGGGGAGATCCTGTTCATCGCCTTCATCCTGGTGGTGGTGTTCTCCGCCGCCCGGATGGGCCAACTCGGCAACGCCGTGGGCAAGTTCGTCTACTCGTTCAAGAAGGCCTCCAAGGGTGAGGACCTGGTGGACGCGAAGACCCTGCCCCGCGCCAGGCGTGGCCAGGACGTCTCCGACGCCGACTACACCGACTCCGGCCCCAAGCGCGGCTAG
- a CDS encoding EI24 domain-containing protein: MTHPSPVPTLSARPGPADFFQGLGLLGRAWSLIFRTPRLLRLSTLCAVVTLVALGGLFALVWMYTPQLLGWMWTRPEAWYGQAVWYVLLVLMFLVLLVVGANVVLPLVLAPLQDPLSELTEEQCGGYTPPPFRLGAFTQGLVTGVAHTLARVLFLVLGLALLFPLNLIPVLGNTAWTVLGTGWTVLWLAGEHLAAPMTRHQYPFAEVRRVMRQRWLLCLGFGAGVYVLLWVPLLNSFFLPVAVVGGTLLYRGLLAVGNVPPPPAGK; encoded by the coding sequence ATGACCCACCCCTCGCCGGTGCCCACACTCTCCGCCCGGCCCGGTCCGGCGGATTTCTTCCAGGGGCTTGGCCTGCTCGGCCGGGCCTGGAGCCTCATCTTCCGGACGCCGCGGCTGCTGCGCCTCTCCACCCTGTGCGCGGTCGTTACACTGGTGGCACTGGGAGGCCTCTTCGCCCTGGTCTGGATGTACACGCCGCAGCTGCTGGGGTGGATGTGGACCCGCCCCGAGGCCTGGTACGGACAGGCCGTCTGGTACGTGCTCCTGGTGCTGATGTTCCTCGTCCTGCTGGTGGTGGGCGCCAACGTGGTACTGCCCCTGGTGCTGGCGCCGCTGCAGGATCCCCTGTCCGAGCTCACCGAGGAGCAGTGCGGTGGCTACACGCCGCCCCCCTTCCGGCTCGGTGCCTTCACCCAGGGCCTGGTCACCGGCGTGGCGCATACCCTGGCGCGCGTCCTCTTCCTCGTCTTGGGGCTGGCCCTGCTCTTCCCCCTCAACCTGATCCCCGTGCTGGGAAACACGGCGTGGACGGTGTTGGGAACCGGATGGACGGTGCTCTGGCTGGCGGGAGAGCACCTGGCCGCTCCCATGACGCGCCACCAGTACCCCTTCGCCGAGGTGCGCCGGGTGATGCGCCAGCGCTGGCTGCTCTGCCTGGGCTTCGGGGCGGGCGTCTACGTCCTGCTCTGGGTGCCCCTGCTCAACAGCTTCTTCCTCCCGGTGGCCGTGGTCGGCGGCACGCTCCTCTACCGGGGGTTGCTCGCCGTGGGGAACGTGCCCCCACCCCCGGCCGGGAAATAA
- a CDS encoding glutamate--cysteine ligase has product MSLDLQRSASEPITSIDMLLAGFRSAEKPRSKHLLGLEHEKFVYPIQGASQVAYEGPSGIGALLERLVPAGYTPFRETPTSPIIALQKGLLTISLEPGGQFELSGSPWRTAREAHAENLAHLEEVKAAAGALGLRLVALGYRPFGTPRAMSWMPKTRYVAMRQSLPERGPLAHNMMLMTSTGQVSLDWEDEADCVRKTVLVARLAPLLVALYANSPLVDGKPSGYLSFRSRVWDEVDPTRCGYLRSFFDGSFSYRAYVEWALDAPILFLRRNGEYLRPKMTFRQFIQQGFEGSPADMSDWTDHLSTLFPEVRLKKVVEVRGADCASAPMTGALAALWRGLLYDRGAMEEAERLLPRLSYEEHLAFHDTARRQGLAGRLGTHELHRLAAEMVAIARRGLERLDAADAPLLEPLADVAASGRSPAQSVLDVWERDPRPEALLRHFTL; this is encoded by the coding sequence ATGTCTCTCGACCTCCAGCGCTCAGCCTCCGAGCCGATCACCTCCATCGATATGCTCCTGGCCGGTTTCCGGTCCGCGGAGAAGCCTCGTTCCAAGCACCTGCTGGGACTCGAGCACGAGAAATTCGTCTATCCGATCCAGGGCGCGAGCCAGGTGGCCTACGAGGGACCCTCGGGGATTGGCGCGCTGCTCGAGCGGCTGGTTCCGGCCGGTTACACCCCCTTCCGGGAGACGCCGACCTCTCCCATCATCGCCCTGCAGAAGGGGCTGCTCACCATCTCCCTGGAGCCCGGCGGCCAGTTCGAGCTGTCCGGCTCGCCCTGGCGCACCGCGCGCGAGGCCCACGCCGAGAACCTGGCCCACCTGGAAGAGGTGAAGGCCGCCGCCGGGGCGCTCGGTCTGAGGTTGGTGGCCCTGGGCTACCGGCCCTTCGGCACGCCGCGGGCCATGTCGTGGATGCCCAAGACGCGCTACGTCGCCATGCGCCAGAGCCTCCCCGAGCGCGGCCCGCTGGCGCACAACATGATGTTGATGACCTCCACCGGTCAGGTGTCGCTCGACTGGGAGGACGAGGCCGACTGCGTGCGCAAGACGGTGCTGGTGGCGCGCCTGGCACCGCTGCTGGTGGCCCTCTACGCCAACAGCCCGCTGGTGGATGGCAAGCCCTCCGGCTACCTCTCGTTCCGCAGCCGGGTGTGGGACGAGGTGGATCCCACGCGCTGTGGCTACCTGCGCTCCTTCTTCGACGGCTCCTTCTCCTACCGCGCCTACGTGGAGTGGGCCCTGGACGCGCCCATCCTCTTCCTGCGGCGCAACGGTGAGTACCTCCGCCCGAAGATGACCTTCCGCCAGTTCATCCAGCAGGGCTTCGAGGGCAGCCCCGCCGACATGAGCGACTGGACGGACCACCTCTCCACGCTCTTCCCCGAGGTGCGGCTGAAGAAGGTCGTCGAGGTGCGCGGCGCGGACTGCGCGTCGGCGCCGATGACGGGCGCGCTCGCGGCGCTGTGGCGCGGGCTGCTGTACGACCGCGGCGCGATGGAGGAGGCCGAGCGGCTGCTGCCGCGGCTGTCCTATGAGGAGCACCTGGCCTTCCACGACACCGCGCGCCGTCAGGGTCTGGCCGGGCGGCTCGGCACCCACGAGCTGCACCGGTTGGCCGCGGAGATGGTGGCCATCGCCCGGCGTGGCCTGGAGCGCCTGGATGCCGCCGATGCGCCCCTGCTCGAGCCGCTCGCCGATGTGGCCGCCTCGGGCCGCTCGCCCGCCCAGTCCGTGCTGGATGTCTGGGAGCGAGACCCTCGCCCCGAGGCCCTTCTCCGTCATTTCACGCTTTGA
- a CDS encoding ArsA family ATPase, with protein sequence MAGLLDKRLWIVSGKGGVGKSTIAAALALRSARAGRRTLVCEVNTQERISRLLGHEPVGPEVTKLEDNLWAVDVRPQEAMREYALMVLRFETLYKTVFENKVVRYFLRFIPSLQELVLLGKILYHAQEKRPDGQPLWDTIVMDAPATGHAITFLRVPQVLLQTVPPGPMSREAMKMRDILEDPAVTAAVLVSLPEEMPVNETLELHAALRDQVRVRTHAAVLNASFPERFTEDDLEALVDQPELLRVARAHHDRAAQTVLAEMKLERNLHAPVHQVPRIFTDNFDRAAIQQVMGHLEPLVTGKAGA encoded by the coding sequence ATGGCCGGCCTGCTCGACAAGAGGTTGTGGATCGTCTCCGGCAAGGGCGGCGTGGGGAAGAGCACCATCGCCGCGGCCCTGGCGTTGCGCTCGGCGCGCGCTGGCAGACGCACCCTGGTGTGCGAGGTGAACACCCAGGAGCGCATCAGCCGCCTGCTCGGGCATGAGCCCGTGGGCCCCGAGGTGACGAAACTGGAAGACAATCTGTGGGCGGTGGACGTGCGCCCCCAGGAAGCCATGCGCGAGTACGCGCTCATGGTCCTGCGCTTCGAGACCCTCTACAAGACGGTCTTCGAGAACAAGGTGGTGCGTTACTTCCTGCGCTTCATCCCCTCGCTGCAGGAGCTGGTGCTCTTGGGGAAGATCCTCTACCACGCGCAGGAGAAGCGGCCGGACGGCCAGCCGCTGTGGGACACGATCGTGATGGACGCGCCGGCCACGGGCCACGCCATCACCTTCCTGCGGGTGCCGCAGGTGCTGCTGCAGACGGTGCCGCCCGGGCCCATGTCCCGCGAGGCCATGAAGATGCGGGACATCCTCGAGGACCCGGCGGTGACGGCGGCGGTGCTGGTGTCGCTGCCGGAGGAGATGCCGGTGAACGAGACGCTGGAGCTGCACGCGGCGCTGAGGGATCAGGTGCGGGTGCGCACGCACGCGGCGGTGCTCAACGCGTCCTTCCCCGAGCGCTTCACCGAGGACGATCTGGAGGCGCTGGTGGATCAGCCGGAGCTGCTGCGGGTGGCGCGGGCGCACCATGACCGGGCGGCGCAGACGGTGCTGGCGGAGATGAAGCTGGAGCGCAACCTGCACGCGCCGGTGCACCAGGTGCCGCGTATCTTCACGGACAACTTCGACCGGGCGGCCATCCAGCAGGTGATGGGCCACCTGGAGCCACTGGTGACGGGGAAGGCGGGAGCATGA